The following proteins are encoded in a genomic region of Triticum dicoccoides isolate Atlit2015 ecotype Zavitan chromosome 1B, WEW_v2.0, whole genome shotgun sequence:
- the LOC119348971 gene encoding uncharacterized protein LOC119348971, whose translation MSWLTRSIAATLSGEPDPDSDASESEASSAGRPAAEGSSPRDLEDDDPEQPITPSRGVKDDISELTETLTRRLWGVASFLAPPPPPPESESPRAAPAEADDGEGGDVDGDGIAGIRSDLAEIGGRVRSGISMLQSNLAVAEISKIASSLLPFGEEEPDEGEPVAGGTEEVLVFVKHISTRPETWLDFPLFISERYADDFELSNAQYVHALSMEHLVPSLSDLKVQICSTDMSEACFWKIYFVLLHSKLNKQDAELLSTPQILEAREELLQSLQAKNKRGSETTGESSKNANESSAPAEEKVIEPSIIQDKEVSISEVRSFEEPTSDITPEIEAEKFPVPTTEVEIVDKSVIEEELLSVKDKIKAPLVESRLHADTDEDEVDEWPDDDSAEEPEAVAAASNRASLGREEDVSFSDLEDDDDDDGNKGSGK comes from the exons ATGTCGTGGCTCACGCGCTCCATCGCGGCCACGCTCTCCGGCGAGCCCGACCCCGACTCCGACGCCTCCGAATCCGAGGCCTCCTCCGCCGGCAGGCCGGCCGCGGAGGGGTCCTCGCCGCGCGATCTCGAGGACGACGACCCCGAGCAGCCCATCACCCCGAGCCGCGGCGTCAAGGACGACATCTCCGAGCTCACCGAGACCCTCACCCGCCGCCTCTGGGGCGTGGCGTCCTTCCTCGccccaccgccgcccccgccggaGTCGGAGTCCCCGCGCGCCGCGCCCGCGGAGGCGGACGATGGAGAGGGGGGCGATGTGGACGGGGACGGGATCGCGGGGATCCGGAGCGATCTGGCGGAGATCGGGGGCAGGGTGAGGAGTGGCATCTCCATGCTGCAGAGCAACCTGGCTGTGGCGGAGATCTCCAAGATCGCGTCCTCGCTCCTGCCGTTCGGGGAGGAGGAGCCGGACGAAGGGGAGCCCGTCGCCGGCGGGACCGAGGAGGTGTTGGTCTTCGTGAAGCACATCTCGACGCGGCCTGAGACTTGGCTCGATTTCCCACTCTTCATCAGCGAGCGTTATGCAGACG ATTTTGAACTGTCGAATGCTCAGTATGTGCATGCACTATCCATGGAACACCTTGTGCCAAGCTTATCAGATTTAAAGGTTCAGATTTGCTCAACTGATATGAGTGAAGCATGTTTCTGGAAGATATATTTTGTCCTTCTGCACTCAAAACTCAACAAACAAGATGCCGAACTTCTTTCAACACCACAG ATCCTAGAAGCAAGGGAGGAGCTGCTGCAAAGTTTACAGGCTAAGAATAAGCGAGGATCTGAAACTACCGGAGAATCATCAAAGAATGCAAATGAATCCTCTGCCCCAGCTGAAGAGAAGGTGATAGAACCTTCAATCATCCAAGATAAAGAAGTCTCCATATCAGAGGTCCGTTCCTTTGAAGAACCCACCTCCGACATCACGCCAGAAATCGAGGCCGAGAAGTTCCCAGTCCCAACCACCGAAGTGGAAATCGTCGACAAGTCAGTGATCGAAGAAGAGCTGTTGTCGGTGAAAGATAAAATCAAGGCTCCACTCGTGGAGTCCAGACTCCACGCCGACACCGATGAGGATGAAGTGGACGAATGGCCTGACGATGACTCAGCCGAGGAGCCCGAGGCGGTAGCGGCAGCAAGCAACAGGGCTTCGCTGGGACGGGAGGAGGACGTGTCGTTCAGCGACctggaagacgacgacgatgatgacggcAATAAAGGGTCGGGCAAGTAG